One Alteromonas sp. KC3 DNA segment encodes these proteins:
- a CDS encoding UDP-N-acetylglucosamine--LPS N-acetylglucosamine transferase: protein MKQKKLLAVASQGGHLIQLLRLKPVFDRYDTSYVSNHYREGMGSKFFKVIDANGNEKMKLLVLFVQMAWIMAIKRPDVVISSGAAPGFFAVMLGKFFGAKTIWIDSIANAEELSLSGKKVGAFADLWLTQWPNLVQPSGPQYQGRVL, encoded by the coding sequence ATGAAGCAGAAAAAACTTTTAGCAGTAGCATCTCAAGGCGGTCATTTAATTCAGTTGTTGCGTTTAAAGCCTGTTTTTGACCGCTATGACACCAGCTATGTTTCCAACCATTATCGCGAAGGTATGGGAAGTAAGTTTTTTAAGGTTATTGATGCGAACGGCAATGAGAAAATGAAGTTGCTTGTGCTGTTTGTGCAAATGGCATGGATAATGGCTATCAAGCGTCCAGATGTCGTAATTTCAAGTGGTGCTGCACCTGGCTTTTTTGCTGTAATGCTCGGTAAGTTTTTTGGCGCTAAAACAATTTGGATAGACAGTATAGCTAACGCCGAAGAGCTGTCATTGTCGGGCAAGAAAGTAGGTGCATTTGCTGATCTTTGGCTAACGCAGTGGCCAAACTTAGTCCAGCCTTCTGGCCCTCAATATCAAGGGAGAGTTTTATGA
- a CDS encoding ATP-dependent helicase has product MLLTTELNAQQQEAVTFGLGSSTPSHHNPLLIIAGAGTGKTNTLAHKTAQLILKGVAPERILLMTFARRAASELSSRANRIVERTLREKQAAYHPVTLPWMGTFHSIASRLLREHASSIGLQADFTVMDRNDSADMIDLIRHELGFSSVNRRFPKKKTCLEIYSRCVNAQAGLADILESHFPYCAEWEDELTTLFSQYAKTKIEQVSLDYDDLLLYCFHMAQVEAIATEVRKQFDYILVDEYQDTNVLQAGILKGFFPTGEGLTVVGDDAQSIYSFRSATVDNILNFPTAFSLPGKVISLQQNYRSHPQILALSNALLDESSEGYKVELYSERKAGPKPKWVTVENDVKQAEFIVERILAAREEGIELKQQAVLFRSSYHSDRLELELTRRNVPFVKHGGLKFLEAAHVKDVLCILRWADNPKHKISAFRVLKLLPGIGPKIADKVFSYLESQNFLLSSLQAYAIPESAKSTFKTLATLLEDIHSNKLVWAEQTSAIATFYKELLEVNYDDHFVRYGDIEQLSMISQQFTSRERFLTELTLDPPQSSGDLAGAPLIDDDYLILSTVHSAKGQEWKNVFVLNVADGNFPNEYAAGDKRALEEERRLLYVAITRAKDELSLIQPLKYWVPEQQKFGDKHVYGAKSRFFTDSVCAHMEPVFYPKRTASEGEKKIAKGAIADIKKNILGMWDNQG; this is encoded by the coding sequence ATGCTATTAACAACAGAATTAAACGCCCAGCAGCAAGAAGCGGTAACCTTCGGTCTTGGTTCGAGTACGCCTTCTCACCATAACCCGCTTCTTATCATTGCTGGCGCGGGCACAGGTAAAACCAATACACTTGCACACAAAACAGCGCAACTGATATTAAAGGGGGTTGCGCCAGAGCGTATTTTGTTGATGACCTTTGCGCGTCGCGCCGCATCTGAGCTTAGCTCTCGGGCCAATCGCATTGTCGAGAGAACCTTACGCGAGAAACAAGCAGCCTATCACCCCGTAACACTACCTTGGATGGGCACCTTTCACTCCATTGCTTCACGGCTCTTAAGAGAGCACGCCTCATCTATTGGTCTTCAGGCCGATTTTACGGTAATGGATAGAAACGACAGTGCAGACATGATCGACCTCATTCGTCATGAGCTCGGGTTTAGTAGCGTAAACCGTCGTTTCCCTAAGAAAAAAACATGCTTAGAAATCTACTCTCGCTGTGTCAACGCACAAGCCGGCCTTGCCGACATACTTGAGAGCCACTTCCCCTATTGCGCTGAGTGGGAAGACGAGCTAACCACACTATTTTCCCAATACGCGAAGACTAAAATTGAACAAGTCAGTTTGGATTATGACGACCTACTGCTGTATTGCTTTCACATGGCTCAGGTCGAGGCAATAGCTACTGAGGTACGCAAGCAGTTTGACTATATTTTGGTCGATGAATACCAAGATACAAACGTTCTTCAAGCAGGCATATTAAAAGGCTTTTTCCCGACAGGCGAAGGACTTACTGTAGTAGGCGATGACGCTCAATCAATCTACTCATTTCGTTCAGCTACCGTTGATAATATCCTAAACTTCCCCACGGCGTTTTCGTTACCTGGCAAGGTAATATCACTTCAGCAAAACTACCGCTCTCACCCGCAAATCTTGGCCCTTTCAAATGCCTTGTTAGATGAAAGTAGTGAAGGCTATAAAGTTGAGTTGTATAGCGAACGCAAAGCTGGCCCTAAGCCTAAATGGGTTACCGTTGAAAACGACGTTAAACAAGCTGAATTTATCGTAGAGCGCATATTGGCAGCCCGCGAAGAAGGTATTGAATTAAAACAGCAAGCGGTACTGTTTCGCTCTAGCTATCACAGCGATCGCCTTGAACTTGAGCTTACGCGGCGCAACGTTCCCTTTGTAAAGCACGGTGGACTTAAGTTTTTAGAAGCTGCACATGTGAAAGATGTACTTTGCATATTGCGCTGGGCAGACAACCCGAAACATAAAATTTCTGCATTTCGCGTGCTTAAATTGCTACCAGGTATAGGGCCTAAGATTGCCGATAAAGTGTTTAGTTACCTTGAATCACAAAACTTTTTGCTGTCTTCGCTGCAGGCCTATGCCATACCTGAGTCTGCGAAATCGACGTTTAAAACTTTAGCTACCTTGCTTGAAGATATTCACAGCAACAAGCTAGTGTGGGCAGAGCAAACCAGTGCAATAGCAACATTTTACAAAGAATTGCTAGAAGTAAACTACGACGATCATTTTGTCCGTTATGGCGATATAGAACAGCTATCGATGATTTCTCAGCAATTCACCTCTCGAGAGCGCTTTTTAACAGAGCTTACGTTGGACCCTCCGCAAAGCTCCGGCGATTTGGCCGGTGCGCCGCTTATTGACGACGATTACCTTATTCTGTCCACCGTGCATAGCGCTAAGGGGCAAGAATGGAAAAATGTATTTGTGCTCAATGTGGCCGATGGCAACTTTCCCAATGAATATGCCGCGGGCGATAAGCGCGCGTTAGAGGAAGAACGCCGCTTACTTTATGTGGCAATTACTCGGGCAAAAGATGAATTAAGCCTTATTCAACCGTTAAAGTATTGGGTACCGGAACAGCAAAAATTTGGCGACAAGCATGTATACGGTGCAAAAAGCCGCTTCTTCACTGACAGCGTATGCGCCCATATGGAACCAGTATTCTACCCAAAACGCACCGCGTCTGAGGGCGAGAAGAAAATAGCCAAAGGCGCTATTGCCGACATAAAGAAAAACATTCTAGGAATGTGGGACAACCAAGGCTGA
- a CDS encoding glycosyltransferase family 4 protein, whose product MSDTIQRKGVAIIGTKARGGIHAVIENHIQAGVYDDYERYVIVSHDDGSMLKRFYVYFSALASLLGLLFRSKVDICHLHGSHKGSIYRKALFILVCKLFNCKVIFHLHGSVFARTYDSAGGFYKGLVRYVLNNADSVFVLSEYWAKYVSAISSNDDIRVINNFPSPIFESLYQQKTFTFTQPINFLFLGYIGQRKGIYDLVDAVESLKRRGVGGFKIKVGGNGEIDKLKALITEKALSDYFDVIGWVTGDQKYQLMNEADVLLLPSHNEGLPIAILEAMSAGLAVISTTVGGIPEAIPDDSAGLLIEPGDKQALAQAIETYITDKALIARAAEISRQRYDSAYSSTSNVKIIRDVLEKLINGELSTAG is encoded by the coding sequence ATGAGCGATACTATTCAACGAAAGGGCGTTGCGATTATAGGAACAAAAGCACGTGGTGGGATCCATGCTGTCATCGAAAACCACATTCAAGCAGGGGTCTATGATGATTATGAGCGCTACGTCATTGTGTCTCATGATGATGGCAGTATGCTAAAACGCTTTTATGTTTATTTCAGCGCGTTAGCGTCATTACTCGGACTACTGTTTAGAAGCAAAGTCGACATTTGTCATCTGCACGGTTCGCATAAAGGCAGTATCTACCGAAAAGCACTGTTTATTCTTGTGTGCAAGCTATTTAACTGTAAAGTTATTTTCCATCTACATGGCTCGGTGTTTGCGCGGACCTATGATAGTGCGGGTGGTTTCTACAAGGGCCTTGTTAGATATGTCTTAAATAATGCCGATAGCGTTTTTGTGCTTTCTGAGTATTGGGCAAAATACGTCAGCGCTATTTCAAGTAACGATGACATTCGCGTTATAAACAACTTCCCGTCTCCTATTTTTGAGTCTCTCTACCAACAGAAAACCTTTACCTTTACTCAGCCAATTAATTTTTTGTTCTTAGGCTATATTGGTCAGCGAAAAGGCATATACGACCTTGTTGACGCTGTAGAAAGTCTAAAACGACGAGGAGTCGGAGGGTTTAAGATAAAGGTGGGCGGTAACGGAGAAATAGATAAGCTCAAGGCGTTGATAACGGAAAAGGCGTTATCTGACTACTTTGACGTGATTGGCTGGGTGACTGGAGACCAAAAATACCAGCTAATGAACGAAGCTGATGTTCTATTACTCCCTTCACATAACGAAGGGCTTCCTATCGCTATTTTAGAAGCTATGTCGGCAGGTCTTGCGGTGATAAGTACGACGGTAGGCGGCATCCCTGAGGCAATCCCTGACGACAGTGCGGGGTTACTTATTGAGCCCGGTGACAAACAGGCGTTAGCGCAAGCAATTGAGACATATATTACAGATAAGGCGCTAATAGCACGCGCAGCCGAAATCTCACGGCAACGCTACGATTCTGCCTATTCGTCGACATCAAATGTAAAAATCATAAGAGATGTTCTCGAAAAACTGATTAATGGCGAATTGTCTACTGCGGGCTAA
- a CDS encoding glycosyltransferase family 2 protein, which yields MKIDVTVIIAAYNAAQTIATAIDSVLNQTHYNLELIVVDDCSADDTYSIAMAYAQHDSRVKVLKTPQNMGPSAARNTAIRTASGAFFTVLDADDWFTSDRLATLLNAALNNNADVVIDSYFLANPKTKACYAAKHTNLCPLNAHQYIDGVFFIANGLGSTKPLISMALIRQSNAEFNEHINGGEDLLLYAQLVLSAPTSLFINCPTYCRTESPQSISRGNRIRFLNDVLNAYAILRQLVHSNNRVTPQLLNALSYREMVVEDALVAAKWKHWLSQQCKPPVPSTKSLLRLIRHIWCRKARYSINVLS from the coding sequence ATGAAGATAGACGTCACTGTCATTATTGCGGCGTATAACGCCGCGCAAACGATAGCTACAGCAATTGATTCTGTGCTCAATCAAACTCACTATAATCTAGAGCTTATTGTGGTGGACGATTGTTCGGCCGACGATACTTACTCTATTGCTATGGCGTATGCCCAACATGACTCTCGAGTAAAGGTACTAAAAACACCTCAAAATATGGGACCGAGTGCTGCGCGAAATACAGCGATACGCACAGCGAGTGGCGCTTTTTTTACCGTACTTGATGCTGATGACTGGTTTACAAGCGACAGGCTAGCCACGCTTTTAAACGCCGCTTTAAACAACAATGCCGATGTGGTGATAGATAGTTACTTTCTTGCCAACCCGAAAACTAAAGCTTGCTATGCGGCAAAGCATACAAATTTGTGCCCGCTTAACGCGCACCAATACATTGATGGGGTCTTTTTTATTGCTAACGGCTTGGGTTCAACCAAACCTTTAATAAGCATGGCACTTATTAGGCAAAGCAACGCGGAATTCAATGAGCACATAAATGGTGGCGAAGACCTATTACTCTATGCTCAGCTGGTATTGAGTGCGCCAACGAGCTTGTTTATCAATTGCCCTACGTATTGTCGTACTGAGTCACCCCAGTCAATTTCAAGGGGCAATCGAATTCGCTTTCTTAATGATGTGCTGAATGCCTATGCGATACTTCGACAGCTTGTTCACTCCAATAATCGCGTTACCCCGCAACTTTTAAACGCGTTAAGCTACAGAGAAATGGTGGTTGAAGACGCGTTAGTCGCTGCCAAGTGGAAACACTGGTTATCCCAACAATGTAAACCGCCCGTTCCTTCTACAAAGAGTTTATTACGGCTTATACGACATATATGGTGTCGCAAAGCGCGATATTCCATAAATGTACTATCATAA
- a CDS encoding Kelch repeat-containing protein, whose translation MQKKVRNRSVQWGVLLTLITFMFTSQVALSNTVDEVSGLNMWKDAPSLPYRVQEIYPTVFENHIVVAGGLSPDVDANKIGVSKRVIAFNIENSRWVEWPALPEPRHHPMLVVVGDRLFAFGGFVQGSNGMWHNSVDVLELIRKDDTKSNTGATWNKVAKLPAPLAETLSAVHNNKVHLVSGRAPSTAANNSQWNDQSDVNTHYVFDPQTLSFTQAPAIPTARNSACSVVVNNSLHTIGGRTVAGGNLNTHEVYSFTTQKWESLSPLPDAQGGLACASLNRRIYVFGGEYFNNGGGVYSTVWEYDIAKDKWQAISEMPNPRHGLGALNVDKRIYVIGGALQAGGNQTSALMTVFQPN comes from the coding sequence ATGCAAAAAAAGGTCAGAAATCGCTCAGTACAATGGGGTGTGCTACTGACACTAATCACCTTCATGTTTACCTCGCAGGTGGCTCTATCTAATACTGTCGATGAAGTGAGCGGGCTTAACATGTGGAAGGATGCACCGTCATTACCCTACAGAGTGCAAGAGATTTATCCAACCGTTTTTGAAAACCATATTGTTGTGGCCGGAGGGCTATCGCCAGATGTAGACGCAAACAAAATTGGTGTGTCCAAACGGGTTATTGCATTTAATATCGAAAACTCTCGATGGGTTGAATGGCCTGCGTTACCTGAACCACGTCATCATCCTATGTTAGTCGTGGTAGGTGATCGGCTATTTGCATTTGGTGGTTTTGTTCAAGGTAGCAATGGCATGTGGCATAACAGCGTTGATGTGCTTGAACTCATTAGAAAAGATGACACAAAAAGCAACACAGGTGCAACATGGAATAAAGTGGCCAAGCTACCCGCGCCTCTAGCTGAAACACTATCAGCGGTGCACAACAATAAAGTACATCTGGTCAGTGGTAGAGCTCCCTCTACAGCGGCTAATAATAGTCAGTGGAATGATCAAAGCGACGTAAATACGCACTATGTGTTTGACCCACAAACCCTTTCTTTTACTCAAGCACCCGCCATACCGACCGCCCGAAACAGCGCATGCAGTGTTGTTGTTAACAACTCGCTTCACACTATTGGCGGCAGAACCGTAGCAGGCGGTAACTTGAACACGCACGAAGTGTACAGTTTTACTACGCAAAAATGGGAATCCCTTTCTCCACTGCCAGATGCCCAAGGCGGGTTGGCATGTGCCTCGTTGAACAGGCGGATTTATGTATTTGGTGGTGAATATTTTAATAATGGCGGTGGCGTGTATTCAACGGTGTGGGAATACGATATAGCTAAAGATAAGTGGCAAGCGATTAGCGAAATGCCCAACCCAAGACATGGGTTAGGAGCGTTAAACGTGGACAAACGTATTTACGTTATTGGTGGTGCGCTTCAAGCAGGTGGTAACCAAACAAGCGCCCTAATGACAGTGTTTCAACCTAACTAG
- a CDS encoding oligosaccharide flippase family protein has product MEKVPKWRLYLADPHMREMLLGSAVGLTVKVLAALSLFAMNVVVTRTVGATQAGLFFLSFTLITIIATVGRIGLDQAVVRFIAKEGGTDSSDKESQVHSVYIKAVIWTLIASTSCSLIFYFAAPWLNNAVFQLPGFTAVFKTMLLAAPIIAIYIIHAQALQGLKKISQSMLVSSVLLPSVILVLLVIVPVNSALDIGNYFVIASASTFIIGVCFWAYSAPKPMNKTAFPSAVLRSTCMPLWTVAIVHQVIQWSSQLMLGVWEDAQGVAFFATAQRTAMLTSFILFAVNTIAAPKFAAMHAAHDMDGVRRMAIMSVRMMLLVAIPTTLFIFLFPEWLMSIFGEEFRAASYALMILAAGQFVNIATGSVGYLLSMTGLEKKVRDNVLVSGALTVALGLALIPSYGVIGAAIAYACGVASQNLLGVYQVKKHLGFNTLCFWRTA; this is encoded by the coding sequence ATGGAAAAAGTGCCAAAGTGGCGTCTTTATCTTGCCGACCCCCATATGAGAGAAATGCTTCTTGGTAGCGCAGTAGGGCTTACGGTCAAGGTACTTGCGGCGTTAAGTTTGTTCGCAATGAACGTTGTGGTTACTCGCACCGTTGGCGCTACTCAAGCTGGTTTGTTCTTTCTCTCTTTCACACTCATAACTATCATTGCCACAGTTGGTCGCATTGGGTTAGATCAGGCGGTCGTGCGATTTATAGCGAAAGAAGGGGGCACAGACAGTTCAGATAAAGAAAGTCAGGTTCACAGTGTCTATATAAAAGCAGTGATTTGGACATTGATAGCATCAACATCGTGCTCTTTGATTTTTTATTTTGCTGCGCCTTGGCTTAATAATGCGGTATTTCAGTTACCTGGTTTTACGGCTGTTTTCAAAACCATGCTGTTAGCCGCCCCCATTATTGCCATTTACATCATCCATGCTCAAGCCCTACAAGGACTGAAGAAAATCTCTCAATCGATGCTGGTTTCAAGTGTATTGTTACCCAGTGTGATTCTGGTTTTATTAGTGATTGTGCCAGTTAATAGTGCTCTGGATATTGGCAACTATTTCGTTATTGCGAGCGCATCAACATTTATTATCGGCGTGTGTTTTTGGGCTTATTCGGCTCCCAAGCCGATGAACAAAACAGCGTTTCCATCAGCAGTGCTGCGCAGCACATGTATGCCGCTGTGGACTGTGGCCATTGTGCATCAAGTGATCCAATGGTCTTCCCAACTTATGTTAGGGGTATGGGAAGATGCACAGGGTGTGGCATTTTTCGCCACTGCACAGCGCACAGCTATGCTGACCAGCTTTATTTTATTTGCTGTTAACACAATTGCAGCACCAAAGTTTGCCGCCATGCACGCAGCACATGATATGGACGGGGTTAGGCGCATGGCCATTATGTCAGTACGCATGATGTTACTTGTTGCGATCCCCACTACCTTGTTTATTTTCTTATTCCCTGAATGGCTGATGAGTATATTCGGTGAGGAATTTAGGGCTGCTTCTTATGCGTTAATGATCTTGGCGGCAGGGCAATTTGTGAATATCGCCACAGGTTCCGTGGGTTATTTGCTAAGCATGACTGGGCTTGAGAAAAAAGTGCGCGATAATGTGCTAGTAAGTGGCGCGCTAACAGTGGCGCTGGGGTTAGCGTTAATACCATCATATGGCGTCATTGGAGCCGCAATAGCGTATGCCTGCGGAGTAGCTTCACAGAATTTACTAGGGGTATATCAGGTGAAGAAACATCTTGGTTTTAATACGTTGTGTTTTTGGCGCACCGCTTAA
- a CDS encoding DUF1439 domain-containing protein, translated as MRFFIMLAAMLFLNGCANLPQWSVFSISDSEIEQALDEQLVQLQKKAYLAGIPLMLSVDDLTVDIGPNGRDVVSLGTQATATVSAFGFNYPMKVSLMIEGTPYYDSEKKAIFVRSLSLLDSTIDAGGYRGNIAPVSGEMMMLVNGYLASTPVYTLDTSNDVIGLLSSVPLSLDVEQGRLVLRPKR; from the coding sequence ATGCGATTTTTTATTATGTTGGCAGCAATGCTTTTCTTAAATGGCTGCGCCAACCTACCACAGTGGTCGGTATTTAGTATTTCAGACAGTGAAATAGAGCAAGCCCTAGACGAACAATTGGTTCAATTACAAAAAAAGGCCTACTTGGCCGGTATTCCGCTTATGCTCAGCGTGGACGACTTAACAGTTGATATCGGTCCTAACGGAAGAGATGTGGTTTCACTTGGCACTCAGGCTACAGCAACAGTCAGTGCGTTTGGCTTTAACTACCCCATGAAAGTCAGTTTAATGATTGAGGGTACGCCTTACTATGACAGTGAGAAAAAGGCGATTTTCGTTCGGTCCCTCTCGCTATTGGATAGTACAATTGACGCAGGAGGCTACCGAGGTAACATTGCACCAGTTAGCGGTGAAATGATGATGCTAGTCAATGGATACCTTGCCTCAACCCCAGTTTACACACTAGACACAAGTAATGACGTCATTGGGCTGTTGTCTTCCGTGCCTTTAAGCCTTGATGTTGAACAAGGCCGACTTGTTCTACGCCCAAAGCGCTAA
- a CDS encoding glycosyltransferase produces MIFLTVGTQLPFDRFVEAVDTWAANHPEVEIFGQIGEGEYQPKHIKYCAFLDEKAYKQEFDKAEVVLAHAAMGSIITSLIESKPVVVFPRVAALGEHRNEHQLATCRNFEKLDGCYVTYDVEQLYKTLDEVSSLKAGSLGQFANTDLMDSIESFILSDS; encoded by the coding sequence ATGATATTTTTGACTGTAGGTACACAGTTACCTTTTGACCGTTTTGTTGAAGCTGTCGACACATGGGCAGCAAACCATCCAGAAGTTGAAATATTTGGTCAAATTGGTGAAGGAGAGTATCAGCCAAAGCACATTAAGTACTGTGCGTTTTTGGATGAAAAAGCCTACAAGCAAGAATTCGACAAGGCAGAAGTGGTGCTCGCACATGCGGCAATGGGCTCTATTATCACCTCACTGATTGAGTCGAAGCCTGTTGTCGTGTTTCCTAGGGTGGCAGCGTTAGGTGAACACCGTAATGAGCACCAATTGGCTACATGTAGAAATTTTGAAAAGCTTGACGGTTGCTATGTCACGTATGACGTAGAGCAACTTTATAAAACCCTCGATGAGGTCTCATCGCTTAAAGCTGGGTCGTTAGGCCAGTTTGCCAATACTGATTTAATGGATAGCATAGAGAGTTTTATTCTTTCTGATAGCTAA
- a CDS encoding protein adenylyltransferase SelO family protein: protein MATNTHSQKTPSPDNSTANSVKIKTMHELAQHVDYSLLNTLTADPQATEGGNDHKPRQVFSGHYVPVTPTPIADPLYVAHSQAFFDELGFDESLALEHDFKRLFSGDMSNIDSNIHPYGWATGYALSIYGTEYTQQCPFQTGNGYGDGRALSVLEVGLSGKRWEMQLKGAGRTPYCRGADGRAVLRSSVREFLAQEHMHALGVPTSRSLSLFMSQSETVDRPWYLEGSDSQDPEVMVPNLVAISTRVAPSFLRVGQVELFGRRARRHEHPNALNELKAIVAHLIEREYKEDIDTTLPFEKQVVELAIAFRERLTTLVSHWVRVGYCQGNFNSDNCAGGGYTLDYGPFGFCEMFDPVYQPWTGGGRHFSFLNQPIAAHKNFEMLCRALAVLLEDAQDEANALSLVSDEFPEVMESKMQGMWAAKLGLIQYDHTLLVELLQLMVRTGVDYTIFFRELSSLPKDISALSPSFYNAPKELLLSQWKAWLGAWQKQIENSGNKESIAAQMRRTNPKYTWREWLVVPAYKLAETGNFTRIHYLQDILGKPYEEQTQAIEQEFYQRRPLEFFGAGGVSHYSCSS, encoded by the coding sequence ATGGCCACTAATACGCATTCACAGAAAACGCCCAGCCCAGATAACAGCACGGCCAACAGCGTTAAGATAAAAACCATGCATGAGCTGGCACAGCATGTCGACTACTCATTGTTAAACACGCTAACGGCTGACCCGCAGGCAACTGAAGGTGGTAACGATCACAAACCCCGTCAGGTTTTTAGCGGCCATTATGTACCTGTCACCCCAACGCCTATTGCTGATCCGCTTTATGTCGCTCACAGCCAAGCCTTTTTTGATGAACTTGGTTTTGACGAAAGCCTCGCGCTTGAGCATGACTTTAAACGTCTGTTTTCCGGCGATATGTCTAATATTGACAGCAACATACATCCATATGGTTGGGCGACGGGCTACGCCCTGTCTATTTACGGAACAGAATATACACAGCAGTGCCCATTTCAAACAGGCAATGGCTACGGTGATGGACGTGCGCTATCTGTATTAGAGGTAGGACTTAGCGGCAAACGATGGGAAATGCAGCTAAAAGGGGCTGGAAGAACCCCTTATTGTCGCGGCGCAGATGGACGCGCCGTGCTGCGCTCAAGTGTGCGCGAGTTCTTAGCTCAAGAGCATATGCATGCGCTTGGTGTACCCACATCCCGCTCGCTTAGCTTGTTTATGTCGCAATCTGAAACAGTAGACAGACCCTGGTATCTTGAAGGTTCAGACTCTCAAGATCCTGAAGTTATGGTGCCAAATCTGGTTGCTATTTCCACCCGCGTCGCTCCCTCGTTCTTACGCGTTGGCCAAGTTGAATTATTTGGGCGGCGCGCGCGCAGGCATGAGCATCCGAATGCATTAAATGAATTGAAAGCCATTGTTGCGCACCTTATTGAAAGAGAATACAAAGAAGACATCGATACCACCCTGCCCTTTGAAAAGCAGGTAGTCGAACTAGCTATCGCATTTCGAGAGCGACTAACAACATTAGTTTCACACTGGGTAAGAGTGGGATACTGCCAAGGCAATTTCAACAGCGACAACTGTGCAGGCGGTGGTTATACACTCGACTATGGTCCTTTTGGCTTTTGTGAAATGTTCGACCCTGTCTATCAGCCGTGGACAGGGGGTGGTCGTCACTTCTCGTTTTTGAATCAGCCTATTGCCGCACATAAGAACTTTGAAATGCTGTGTAGAGCTTTGGCCGTCCTACTTGAAGACGCACAGGATGAAGCCAACGCCCTATCACTTGTTTCCGACGAATTCCCTGAGGTGATGGAAAGCAAAATGCAAGGGATGTGGGCAGCTAAACTTGGGCTTATTCAATATGATCACACGCTTCTTGTTGAGCTATTGCAGCTAATGGTGCGCACGGGCGTTGACTACACCATATTCTTTAGAGAACTATCATCGCTTCCTAAAGATATTAGCGCCCTTTCACCAAGCTTCTATAACGCGCCGAAAGAGTTGTTGTTATCGCAGTGGAAAGCATGGCTCGGTGCGTGGCAAAAACAGATTGAAAACAGCGGTAACAAGGAAAGTATTGCAGCGCAAATGCGGCGTACCAATCCTAAATATACTTGGCGCGAATGGCTTGTCGTGCCTGCTTACAAGCTCGCTGAAACCGGCAACTTTACGCGTATTCATTACCTGCAAGACATACTAGGTAAACCCTATGAAGAACAAACGCAGGCAATAGAGCAGGAGTTTTATCAGAGACGCCCACTTGAGTTTTTCGGCGCTGGCGGTGTATCGCATTACAGCTGCTCTTCATAA
- a CDS encoding crotonase/enoyl-CoA hydratase family protein: protein MSYLHYHVENGIAHVELNRPDKHNALNEGMFTAIADCISRIKKDKAVRVVIVSGNGASFCSGLDVKSVMGNPKSALKLMWKWLPGSPNLAQQVSVGWRRLPVPVIMAIHGKCWGGGMQIALGGDYRIATPDSSLSVLEAKWGLIPDMGGTLGMRECMGIDHAKRVAITAEELTPEEALSIGLISKISDSPKEEAQKLALQLMARSPDVNKRVKRMYQQVWGTNERQILAKETINQIKIFMGKNQKIAVKRSLGNSEINYKL from the coding sequence ATGAGCTACCTACACTACCACGTCGAAAATGGCATTGCCCATGTTGAGCTAAATCGCCCTGACAAACACAATGCCTTAAACGAAGGCATGTTTACCGCCATTGCAGATTGCATCAGCCGCATTAAAAAAGACAAGGCCGTGCGTGTAGTTATTGTGTCAGGCAACGGAGCCAGCTTTTGTAGCGGCTTAGATGTTAAATCGGTTATGGGGAACCCAAAAAGCGCGCTCAAGCTGATGTGGAAGTGGCTTCCTGGCAGCCCTAATTTGGCCCAGCAAGTCAGTGTTGGCTGGCGACGCTTACCGGTTCCCGTCATTATGGCAATACACGGAAAGTGTTGGGGTGGCGGTATGCAAATAGCGTTAGGCGGTGACTATAGAATTGCCACACCAGACAGTTCGTTGTCGGTGCTAGAAGCCAAATGGGGGCTGATACCCGACATGGGCGGCACACTGGGCATGAGAGAGTGTATGGGTATTGACCACGCTAAACGTGTTGCCATTACCGCCGAAGAACTTACGCCAGAAGAAGCGCTGTCTATAGGGCTTATATCGAAAATTTCAGACTCACCCAAAGAGGAAGCGCAAAAGTTAGCGCTTCAACTTATGGCGCGCTCACCTGATGTTAATAAGCGGGTCAAACGGATGTATCAGCAAGTATGGGGAACCAATGAGCGACAAATTCTGGCAAAAGAAACCATAAATCAAATCAAAATTTTTATGGGCAAAAACCAAAAGATTGCCGTTAAGCGCTCGTTGGGTAATAGCGAAATAAACTACAAGCTCTAG